A region of the Planctomycetota bacterium genome:
AGCTGCAACTCATGGTTGCCGCCACCGAACGCGTTGACCTCGATCTCCCACTTCGACCAGTCGAGCGACGTGCCGTCGAAGGCGTCTTCCCACACGACCTTCCAGTCAGGCTCGGCGGCAAGGGAAAACGCCCCGAGGCAGATGACCCAGTACAGGACAGCGAGGCGAAGCGACGGCATGACGGGCCTCCGAGGTGAAGCAGTCGATGATACCGCCCCATCGAGCCGACGGACGCTACACTTTGGTTGCCGGTCCCTGAGGAGAGCCACGATACCGCTCTACGAATACGCCTGCCGGAAATGTGGCCGCGGGTGCGAACTGCTCGTCAGGGGCAGTGAGAAGCCGGAGTGCCCCCACTGCCGCAGTACGGCGCTCGACAAGCTCGTGAGCGTCGCCGCCGGTCATGTCGCCCGCGGCAAGGAGCCGGCTCCATCGGCCGGGAACTGCGGCCGCCCGCAATGCGGCACCGGCGGCTGCATGGGGATGGGGTGAGCGGGCAGGGGACTTGGTAGGCTCGAAGCGATCGCGCGATGCCGCGGTCCCGCCCGCTCGCATTCCCGACACGAGCCGAGTCTGGCCATGACTGCCGAACCGTCGACGCGCACGCGCGAACTGCTCCACCCCGCCGCCGACGGGCCGTTTTTCGAGTGGCATCCCGACGAACTGGCCGGCGACGCGACCGATGCGGTCTGTGCGGAATTGTCGCGGCTGGCCTACGCGCCGCTGTCGCGGATCGAGGCCGAGCTGCCGCGCGTCGGGTTCGAGCTGCTCGGGCCGCTCCGCAGCAAGCGCCTGTTTCCCGCACAGGCCGACACCGACGGGTTCGTGTGCCGCGATCGCCGCCGTGACGCCGTGATCGCCGTGTTTCGCGGCACCGAGACGGGCAACTTCGACGACCTGCTCTCGAACCTCCTCGTCGACCCGGTCGAATGGCGCCCGGGCATGATGGCGC
Encoded here:
- a CDS encoding zinc ribbon domain-containing protein; this translates as MPLYEYACRKCGRGCELLVRGSEKPECPHCRSTALDKLVSVAAGHVARGKEPAPSAGNCGRPQCGTGGCMGMG